A window of the Citrus sinensis cultivar Valencia sweet orange chromosome 9, DVS_A1.0, whole genome shotgun sequence genome harbors these coding sequences:
- the LOC102624283 gene encoding RPM1-interacting protein 4-like — translation MAVSRYNHVPKFGNWETEEHVPYSLYFDEARKRRNAAKINPNDTHENQNTISDNLASIKTSTFETETKSGAQNGREDGDLRRPTESPWYHHTVNIEVAINSLVHRPGRKMTTRQQNAGFDSRIGRSPISPWRNYSTGCSQRRSVTQGAETTDHTAPVPEFGDWDEPDPTSADGYTYIFNQVREERLKGTGNVAAAATPGKPHYKDLKKHKNEAFKKCCCFPVPW, via the exons ATGGCAGTGTCT CGATACAACCATGTGCCCAAGTTTGGGAACTGGGAGACTGAAGAGCATGTCCCTTACTCACTCTACTTTGATGAGGCAAGGAAAAGGAGAAATGCTGCAAAGATAAATCCAAATGACACtcatgaaaatcaaaatacaaTTTCAGATAACCTTGCTTCTATTAAAACTTCTACCTTCGAGACGGAAACCAAATCAGGGGCACAAAATGGGCGAGAAGATGGTGACCTAAGGAGACCTACTGAATCTCCCTGGTATCATCATACTGTAAATATTGAAGTTGCAATTAACTCACTTGTTCACCGCCCTGGTCGTAAAATGACTACAAGGCAGCAGAATGCAGGGTTTGACAGCAGAATTGGACGCTCACCCATATCCCCATGGAGAAACTATTCAACTGGATGTTCCCAGCGGAGATCAGTTACTCAAGGCGCTGAAACT ACTGATCACACTGCTCCAGTTCCAGAATTCGGAGATTGGGATGAGCCTGACCCTACATCAGCTGATGGATACACTTATATTTTCAACCAAGTGAGAGAAGAGAGGCTCAAAGGGACCGGAAAtgtagcagcagcagcaacaccAGGAAAACCACATTACAAAGATCTGAAGAAACACAAAAATGAAGCTTTTAAG AAATGTTGCTGCTTTCCAGTTCCATGGTGA
- the LOC127899892 gene encoding uncharacterized protein LOC127899892, which translates to MSKSILFWNVQGAASKKFYRAFATILNNYKPSIVVILEPRISGCKADDFIMNSGFSRSHRIEATGFSGGIWILWHEAFVIKVVLNHKQFVHMQIVENNNFFSWATAVYASPNPVLRRHLWVHLNHIAKSVQGPWIVGGDFNAIMYASERKGGSQYGSRVCKLFRQWFHSNKLHDLHFKGPRYTWARGNLYKRLDRVICNDNWFRTFTEGSVLHLPKVESDYRPLLARFVSEEKCKHGPKPFRFLAAWITTKDFADFVATRWNSNVPYIAAAQTFTSEVIQWNKDCFGNIFHKKMRLLARLGGIQRALEVYDSKSLHRLEWKLRREPEEVLHHEELLWLQKSRKE; encoded by the coding sequence atgtctAAGTCTATTTTGTTTTGGAATGTGCAAGGTGCAGCCTCGAAGAAATTTTACCGAGCTTTTGCAACTATTCTAAATAACTACAAACCGAGCATTGTGGTTATCTTAGAGCCAAGAATTAGTGGCTGCAAGGCAgatgattttattatgaacAGTGGCTTTTCTCGGTCACATCGTATTGAGGCTACTGGTTTTTCTGGGGGAATTTGGATTCTTTGGCATGAAGCTTTTGTCATTAAAGTGGTGTTGAATCACAAACAATTTGTTCACATGCAAATTGTagagaataataattttttttcttgggccACAGCTGTTTATGCAAGTCCGAACCCAGTTTTGAGGAGGCATCTTTGGGTCCATCTCAACCACATTGCAAAGTCGGTTCAGGGCCCCTGGATTGTAGGTGGCGATTTTAATGCTATTATGTATGCATCTGAGAGAAAAGGAGGTTCCCAGTATGGAAGTAGAGTTTGTAAGTTATTTCGGCAATGGTTTCACTCGAATAAGCTTCATGATCTCCATTTTAAAGGGCCACGTTACACTTGGGCTAGGGGTAATCTTTATAAAAGACTTGATAGGGTGATTTGTAATGATAATTGGTTCAGAACTTTTACTGAAGGCTCGGTCTTACACCTTCCAAAAGTTGAGTCTGATTACAGACCTCTGCTGGCACGTTTTGTTAGTGAGGAAAAGTGTAAGCATGGTCCCAAGCCGTTTCGTTTTTTAGCAGCTTGGATTACTACCAAGGACTTTGCTGATTTTGTTGCTACCCGTTGGAATTCCAATGTTCCTTATATAGCGGCTGCTCAGACGTTTACTAGTGAGGTAATCCAATGGAACAAGGATTGTTTTgggaatatttttcataagaaAATGAGGCTTCTAGCTCGCCTGGGAGGAATCCAGAGAGCTCTAGAGGTTTACGATTCAAAGAGCCTTCATCGTTTGGAATGGAAACTTCGCAGAGAGCCGGAGGAAGTGCTGCATCATGAAGAATTACTATGGTTACAAAAATCTCGAAAAGAATAG
- the LOC127899893 gene encoding uncharacterized protein LOC127899893, with protein MDNTSTCISCECSDLSCDWKITTMKEHATKMFIISYITPVHKCTKRLSKLKWGTKWITAKFLHKWKQNPHQQLHVLGNEIAATYGIKCPIWKLKAIDTTARMWLGLDHGEGYAQLLQYREEMEMINSHNIIIIETSTKQQSSDEIFDCMFVFLYDTAYAFKTRCRMLLTVDGWEIDGPYKSVMLIAVCRDRNDVVLPVAFCEVQEENLDSWAFFLKNVNDGLRLERGKGLCILGDGDNGIDEAVEEFLPYAVYRQCCFSLYSKIVDEFPDVKIHSAFWGACRSTRKESFNNQMSIIEAVNVQCYNWLQYTGCLNWPLFSMPEWVKSTEITKIASEQLRISLMRYVHLNVAQRYTAITRKIAELFQTRYLAGWEWVYDPITPAVRQQIIHNLFESEGWTADVTLHSPVAVVSRHGLVYQVNRELLTCSCRLWQLSGIPYLHACRCIDVWGDNVDAYVHKLLSVDEYRSAYGP; from the coding sequence ATGGATAACACGAGTACCTGTATCAGTTGTGAGTGTTCAGATCTTAGCTGTGATTGGAAAATCACTACAATGAAAGAACACGCAACCAAGATGTTCATCATTTCATACATCACTCCAGTGCATAAGTGTACGAAACGTTTGTCTAAATTGAAGTGGGGGACAAAGTGGATTACAGCTAAGTTCCTTCACAAATGGAAGCAAAATCCACACCAGCAACTCCATGTATTAGGGAATGAAATTGCTGCAACTTATGGGATAAAATGCCCCATTTGGAAGTTGAAGGCTATAGACACCACTGCAAGAATGTGGCTTGGACTAGACCATGGAGAAGGGTATGCACAACTTCTGCAGTACAGAGAAGAGATGGAGATGATAAACAGCCACAACATCATCATTATAGAAACATCAACAAAACAACAATCCAGCGACGAAATATTTGATTGcatgtttgttttcttgtatgaCACTGCATATGCATTTAAAACAAGATGTCGAATGCTTCTAACAGTTGATGGATGGGAGATTGATGGTCCATATAAGAGTGTGATGCTGATTGCAGTGTGTCGTGATAGGAATGATGTCGTCCTCCCTGTTGCATTTTGCGAGGTTCAAGAAGAGAACTTGGATTCGTGGGCTTTTTTCCTCAAGAATGTAAACGACGGACTCCGGTTGGAACGTGGAAAAGGACTGTGCATATTGGGTGATGGGGATAATGGCATTGATGAGGCTGTTGAAGAGTTCCTTCCATATGCTGTGTATAGGCAGTGTTGTTTCAGCCTTTACAGTAAAATAGTTGACGAATTTCCTGATGTCAAAATTCATTCAGCATTTTGGGGAGCGTGTAGGAGCACACGCAAGGAGAGTTTCAACAACCAAATGTCCATCATAGAAGCCGTAAATGTACAATGTTATAATTGGCTCCAGTACACTGGTTGCCtcaattggccactattttcAATGCCGGAATGGGTGAAGAGTACAGAGATAACAAAAATCGCCAGTGAACAACTTCGAATTTCATTAATGAGATATGTGCACTTGAATGTGGCACAAAGATATACAGCAATAACCCGAAAAATTGCTGAACTTTTTCAAACACGATATTTGGCTGGCTGGGAATGGGTTTATGATCCAATCACACCAGCTGTGAGACAACAAATCATTCATAATCTTTTTGAAAGTGAAGGGTGGACTGCTGATGTCACTCTGCACAGTCCTGTGGCCGTTGTAAGTAGACATGGACTTGTCTATCAAGTGAACAGAGAACTTCTAACTTGCTCTTGCAGGTTATGGCAACTCTCTGGAATTCCTTACCTACATGCTTGCCGATGCATTGACGTATGGGGAGACAACGTTGATGCATACGTACATAAGCTTTTGTCTGTAGATGAATATAGATCAGCTTATGGACCATGA